In one window of Coralliovum pocilloporae DNA:
- a CDS encoding biotin-dependent carboxyltransferase family protein — MNPVLRVLSAGPAVSVQDLGRPGYQRYGVTEGGVVDAFAYREGSALLGQASELAVLEFYGLGGRFQAEYGAVDVALTGACFRASVDGTPVVWRSAFRLEEGQVLDIGGASGGAYGYLSVAGGFDVPMAMGARATHVKAGFGGYQGRMLQAGDCLKIGDGPARSKLGEALPEPGYFGRSVIRILWGAQAHYYSEDERARFLATEFQVSSKRDRMGVRLDFAADPFNTEMALSGTSDAISLGDIQIPGDGFPAVLLADRQPTGGYPRIATVIGADLNALAQLPSGSRFRFQLVDEETALGCLSRFRAELERLPSLSTPLLRDPSEMDDLLSYQLISGAVADGDMLPWDRD, encoded by the coding sequence GTGAACCCTGTTCTCCGCGTTTTGTCCGCCGGGCCTGCTGTCAGTGTGCAGGACCTGGGGCGTCCCGGCTATCAACGTTATGGCGTGACCGAAGGCGGGGTGGTTGATGCCTTCGCCTATCGGGAAGGTTCAGCCCTTCTGGGGCAGGCATCAGAGCTTGCAGTGCTTGAGTTTTATGGCCTTGGTGGTCGTTTCCAGGCGGAGTATGGAGCTGTCGATGTGGCGCTGACGGGGGCATGCTTTCGAGCCTCCGTTGATGGCACACCTGTTGTCTGGCGTTCGGCATTCCGGCTTGAAGAGGGGCAGGTGCTCGATATCGGTGGCGCGTCCGGTGGTGCTTATGGTTATCTGTCTGTGGCTGGCGGTTTTGATGTGCCGATGGCCATGGGCGCGCGTGCGACCCATGTAAAGGCGGGGTTTGGCGGGTATCAGGGGCGGATGCTTCAGGCGGGCGATTGCCTGAAGATTGGTGATGGTCCTGCACGATCGAAGCTTGGGGAAGCCCTGCCGGAACCCGGGTATTTCGGACGGTCTGTCATTCGCATTCTCTGGGGTGCGCAGGCGCATTATTATTCAGAGGATGAGCGGGCCCGGTTTCTGGCCACCGAGTTTCAGGTTTCCTCCAAGCGGGACAGAATGGGGGTTCGGCTGGATTTTGCCGCAGACCCGTTCAACACTGAAATGGCTCTGTCGGGAACATCTGACGCGATTTCTCTCGGCGATATTCAAATTCCGGGGGACGGTTTCCCAGCGGTATTGCTTGCTGACAGGCAGCCCACTGGTGGCTATCCACGCATTGCAACGGTGATTGGTGCTGACCTGAATGCTCTGGCGCAATTGCCAAGCGGCAGCCGTTTCCGTTTCCAGCTGGTTGATGAAGAGACAGCACTTGGCTGCCTGTCGCGTTTCAGGGCAGAGCTTGAGCGTTTGCCGAGCCTGAGCACGCCTTTGTTGAGAGATCCGTCCGAGATGGATGACCTTCTGTCCTATCAGTTGATTAGTGGCGCAGTCGCTGATGGTGATATGTTGCCCTGGGACAGGGATTGA
- a CDS encoding 5-oxoprolinase subunit B family protein, which yields MTLSSSVSEPQYPLIRSVGEAAVTVEFGDRLDERCNTAAIVFDAALRTMALPQILETAPTNRSVLIRFDPLDLAPQTLRGLLSDLLSDRDWYASELPEGRSLWRIPVKYGDEEGPDLEDVAALLGVEAEDVIHQHSADRLRVNMIGFSPGLAYCGALPEPWDFARLDHVKPEEPVGSICVAVRQTVIFPIAMPTGWRRIGLTPFRNFDLQRDPVFLMEPGDEVAFKPICKDEFEDLMTRVLSGESVVEREVLS from the coding sequence TTGACGCTGTCGTCTTCTGTCTCTGAACCACAATATCCGTTGATCCGATCGGTCGGTGAGGCGGCGGTGACCGTTGAGTTTGGTGACAGGCTTGATGAGCGTTGCAACACGGCGGCCATCGTGTTTGATGCGGCCTTGCGGACGATGGCCCTGCCACAGATCCTGGAAACAGCACCTACCAATCGATCTGTGCTGATCCGGTTTGATCCGCTTGACCTGGCTCCACAGACCCTGCGTGGACTTCTTTCAGATTTGCTGTCTGACCGGGACTGGTATGCATCTGAGTTGCCGGAGGGGCGAAGTCTCTGGCGTATTCCAGTAAAATATGGCGATGAGGAAGGGCCAGACCTTGAGGATGTGGCCGCTCTTCTGGGTGTTGAGGCAGAAGACGTGATACATCAGCATTCTGCGGACCGCTTGCGGGTAAACATGATCGGCTTTTCACCGGGATTGGCCTATTGCGGAGCTTTGCCGGAGCCATGGGACTTTGCCCGGCTTGATCATGTCAAACCGGAAGAGCCGGTTGGGTCGATTTGTGTTGCTGTTCGGCAGACCGTTATTTTCCCTATAGCCATGCCAACAGGCTGGCGGCGGATCGGGCTGACACCATTCCGCAATTTTGATCTCCAGCGTGATCCGGTTTTCCTGATGGAACCCGGTGATGAAGTGGCATTCAAGCCAATCTGCAAAGATGAGTTTGAGGATCTGATGACGCGTGTTCTGTCCGGCGAAAGCGTAGTGGAGCGGGAGGTGCTGTCGTGA
- a CDS encoding aromatic ring-hydroxylating oxygenase subunit alpha, which translates to MYQQSDIFMHLLNRKSAHSLEQPFYTDQSIFDYDMSEIFYKDWLFAIPACELAKPGSYVTHQVGAYSVIIVRGQDQVIRAFHNACRHRGSAVCTAKKGNTPKLVCPYHQWTYELDGSLLWARDMGPDFDASKHGLKPVHCRELEGLVYICLANHAPDFDRFAELARPYLRHHDLGNAKVAYESSIVENGNWKLVWENNRECYHCGGNHPALCRTFPDDPAVTGIEGGTTPPHLQAHFDRCEQAGLASGFHLSADGRYRLARMPLKEKAESYTMDGKIAVSKKLGSVPFNDAGALLKFNYPTTWNHFLPDHSIVFRVTPLSPTTTEVTTKWLVHKDAVEGVDYDLKRLTEVWIATNNEDRRVVEDNQRGINSPAYEPGPYSPTQESGVIQFIDWYCERLLSGMRRLNVAAAE; encoded by the coding sequence ATGTATCAGCAATCCGATATTTTCATGCACTTGCTTAATCGCAAGTCCGCTCACTCGCTTGAGCAGCCTTTCTACACAGATCAGTCCATCTTCGACTATGACATGTCCGAGATCTTCTACAAGGACTGGCTGTTTGCGATCCCCGCATGTGAACTGGCAAAGCCTGGCAGTTATGTGACCCATCAGGTCGGTGCCTACTCCGTCATCATCGTTCGCGGTCAGGATCAGGTCATTCGGGCCTTCCACAATGCCTGCCGCCACCGCGGATCGGCCGTCTGCACCGCTAAAAAGGGCAATACGCCAAAACTGGTCTGCCCTTATCATCAGTGGACCTACGAACTTGACGGCTCACTTCTCTGGGCGCGAGACATGGGTCCTGATTTTGACGCCAGCAAGCATGGTCTGAAACCTGTCCATTGTCGCGAGCTGGAAGGCCTTGTTTACATCTGCCTCGCCAACCATGCCCCGGACTTCGATCGATTTGCAGAGCTGGCCCGGCCTTATCTCCGGCATCATGACCTCGGCAATGCCAAGGTCGCTTATGAAAGCTCCATCGTCGAGAATGGCAACTGGAAACTGGTCTGGGAAAACAACCGCGAATGCTACCATTGCGGTGGAAACCATCCCGCACTCTGCCGCACATTCCCTGATGATCCAGCGGTTACCGGCATCGAGGGCGGCACAACACCTCCTCACCTTCAGGCACATTTTGACCGCTGTGAACAGGCCGGACTGGCCTCCGGGTTCCATCTGAGCGCAGACGGGCGCTACCGGCTTGCCAGAATGCCATTGAAGGAGAAGGCGGAAAGCTACACGATGGATGGCAAGATAGCCGTCAGCAAAAAACTGGGTTCTGTTCCGTTCAATGATGCGGGTGCGTTGTTGAAGTTCAACTACCCGACCACCTGGAATCACTTCCTGCCGGATCACTCCATCGTCTTCCGCGTCACCCCGCTTTCCCCGACCACAACAGAGGTCACCACCAAATGGCTTGTGCACAAGGATGCGGTGGAAGGTGTCGATTATGACCTGAAACGCCTGACAGAAGTCTGGATAGCCACCAATAATGAAGATCGTCGCGTGGTTGAGGACAACCAGCGCGGCATCAATTCACCGGCTTATGAGCCCGGCCCGTACTCTCCAACCCAGGAAAGCGGTGTTATCCAGTTCATTGACTGGTACTGCGAGCGTCTTCTCTCCGGCATGAGAAGACTGAATGTAGCGGCTGCGGAGTAG
- a CDS encoding hybrid-cluster NAD(P)-dependent oxidoreductase gives MGLHQHFETLDDSAIWSDDEALECTLVVRETEDTATFTFRAPSGAWFRYQPGQFLTLELPVPGEIVWRTYTISSSPSRPLSISVTVKAQPDSIGTRWMMDHLKPGMRLNAKGPAGVFTLPKRPNGKFLFISAGSGITPSLSMTQYLYDRGQDPDICYVNCARRPSDIIRKSQLEYMASRVHGLQLHFVVEEDDPFQAWTGYRGRLSQVMLSMIAPDYLEREVYCCGPEPFMQAVRDILNALGFDMDNYNQESFGAPAETVAEVEEIDDTVPDEQKEAEIVFTQSDVSTPCTETDTVLGIARSSGLNIPSGCTFGVCGTCKVKKVSGDVHMVHSGGISEDDIADGYILACCSNPIGRVEIDI, from the coding sequence ATGGGTCTTCATCAACATTTCGAAACCCTGGACGATTCCGCCATCTGGTCGGACGACGAAGCCCTTGAGTGCACTCTTGTGGTTCGCGAAACTGAAGATACGGCAACGTTCACGTTCCGGGCACCATCCGGTGCCTGGTTCCGTTATCAGCCGGGGCAATTCCTGACCCTTGAACTGCCCGTACCAGGTGAAATCGTCTGGCGGACCTATACAATCTCGTCATCACCGTCGAGACCACTCTCCATCTCAGTAACGGTCAAGGCCCAGCCTGACAGTATCGGCACACGCTGGATGATGGATCACCTGAAGCCAGGCATGCGACTGAACGCGAAGGGCCCAGCCGGCGTTTTTACCCTACCGAAACGCCCGAACGGAAAATTCCTGTTCATCTCAGCAGGCTCCGGGATTACGCCAAGCCTGTCGATGACACAGTATCTCTATGACCGGGGACAGGACCCCGATATCTGCTATGTGAACTGTGCCCGTCGCCCATCCGACATCATCAGGAAATCCCAGCTCGAATACATGGCTTCGCGTGTGCACGGTCTGCAGCTGCATTTTGTCGTCGAAGAAGATGACCCGTTTCAGGCCTGGACCGGCTATCGTGGCAGACTGTCCCAGGTGATGCTGTCGATGATCGCACCGGACTACCTGGAACGGGAAGTCTATTGCTGTGGCCCCGAGCCCTTCATGCAGGCCGTCCGCGATATCCTGAACGCGCTCGGCTTCGATATGGATAACTACAATCAGGAAAGCTTCGGGGCGCCAGCTGAAACCGTGGCGGAGGTCGAGGAAATCGACGATACCGTTCCGGATGAGCAGAAAGAGGCAGAAATCGTCTTCACACAGTCCGACGTCAGCACGCCTTGCACGGAGACAGACACAGTGCTCGGCATTGCAAGGTCTTCCGGCCTGAATATCCCGTCAGGCTGTACCTTTGGCGTCTGCGGTACCTGCAAGGTGAAGAAAGTCAGCGGCGACGTTCATATGGTTCATTCAGGTGGTATTTCAGAAGACGACATCGCCGATGGCTATATCCTCGCCTGTTGTTCCAATCCGATCGGCCGCGTGGAAATCGATATCTGA
- a CDS encoding GcvT family protein produces the protein MPEIQKDESTGSKALPSHAKVVVIGGGVVGCSILFHLSKFGWKDVVLLERDELTSGSSWHAAGQIHTISSDPNISRLQSYTIDLYKEIEETSGHSVGLHITGGFYAASTKEWYDYLKRERSKARYMGLHQEFISPQELAERHPLIDPKHYYAALWDDQDGDLDPSGATYAFAKSARVHGAQYFTHCGVTSMSQRPDGSWDLTTPKGTINAEYVVNCGGLWAREVGHMSGIHLPVQPMEHHYLITEKIPLIAERMESMGEAGRLPAGIDYEANIYFRQERQGMLLGTYEPKSTPWKVDGTPWDFGHELLQPDLDRIADRLEMSFERIPTIGEAGIKDMINGPFTFGPDGNPMIGPVPGMKNYWVAVGVMAGFCQGGGVGLTMAEWMIDGEPSIDVWAMDVARFGEFATPDWGTVKSSENYERRFVMTFPNETLPKGRLQKTTALYDRLIAKGAVMGQGFGLENALWFADGPEDAHEDPTFERNRSHDYVAREVAAVREAVGGIEIANFAKHEFKGEGARAYLDRVLAGYVPKTGRLTLTPMLTEKGRLYGDLTVACLADDHFMLFGSGAMQEAHRRWFEKDLPEGVTYGNVSDDWHGIALSGPKSRELLARITRDDVSADAFKFRDLRQTFVGGVPVILNRISFSGELGFEIYCRPQYLLRLAEAIEDAGADLGYRWYGARALMSMRLEKGWGVWTLEFRPDFNAVESGMDVFINWKKDFVGKAATETFRDEGVERKLVTMTIDVDGIDVSNDEAILKDGEAVGYVSSGGYGHRVGQSMAMGYVSVANAEPGTRLQVEILGEFYDAEVLGGPIYDANGANMRV, from the coding sequence ATGCCTGAAATCCAGAAAGATGAAAGCACTGGCAGCAAGGCTCTGCCGTCCCACGCCAAAGTCGTTGTGATCGGCGGTGGTGTTGTTGGTTGTTCCATCCTGTTCCATCTGTCTAAATTCGGCTGGAAGGATGTTGTTCTGCTTGAGCGGGATGAACTGACGTCCGGATCATCCTGGCACGCGGCTGGACAGATTCACACCATCTCGTCTGATCCCAACATTTCCCGTCTGCAGTCCTACACGATTGATCTCTACAAGGAGATTGAAGAGACATCCGGGCACTCCGTGGGCCTGCACATCACTGGCGGGTTCTATGCGGCGTCCACCAAGGAGTGGTACGACTACCTGAAGCGTGAACGCTCCAAGGCCCGTTATATGGGCCTGCATCAGGAATTCATTTCTCCGCAGGAACTGGCAGAGCGTCATCCGCTGATTGACCCGAAACACTATTATGCGGCTCTCTGGGATGATCAGGATGGTGATCTGGATCCGTCCGGGGCAACCTATGCCTTTGCCAAGTCCGCGCGCGTTCACGGGGCGCAGTACTTCACCCATTGCGGGGTCACCAGCATGAGCCAGCGTCCTGACGGCAGCTGGGATCTGACGACGCCGAAGGGCACGATCAATGCGGAATATGTGGTCAACTGCGGCGGCCTCTGGGCGCGCGAAGTAGGACACATGTCAGGTATTCATCTGCCGGTGCAGCCGATGGAGCATCATTACCTGATCACCGAGAAGATTCCGTTGATTGCCGAGCGGATGGAGAGCATGGGTGAAGCGGGTCGCCTGCCTGCCGGTATTGACTATGAAGCGAACATCTATTTCCGGCAGGAGCGGCAGGGCATGCTGCTTGGCACTTATGAGCCGAAATCGACGCCGTGGAAGGTTGACGGCACGCCATGGGACTTCGGCCATGAGCTTCTGCAGCCTGATCTGGACAGGATTGCCGACCGCCTTGAAATGTCTTTCGAGCGCATCCCGACCATTGGGGAAGCAGGCATCAAGGACATGATCAACGGGCCATTCACGTTCGGCCCCGATGGCAACCCGATGATTGGCCCGGTTCCTGGTATGAAAAACTACTGGGTCGCGGTCGGTGTCATGGCTGGTTTCTGTCAGGGTGGTGGTGTTGGCCTCACCATGGCTGAGTGGATGATTGACGGTGAGCCGTCCATCGACGTGTGGGCTATGGATGTCGCCCGCTTCGGTGAGTTCGCAACCCCGGACTGGGGCACCGTTAAGTCTTCAGAGAATTACGAACGCCGTTTCGTGATGACCTTCCCGAATGAAACCCTGCCCAAGGGACGCCTTCAGAAAACAACAGCGCTTTATGATCGTCTGATCGCCAAAGGCGCTGTTATGGGGCAGGGCTTTGGTCTTGAGAATGCGCTCTGGTTTGCGGATGGTCCGGAAGACGCCCATGAGGATCCCACATTCGAGCGGAACCGGTCACATGATTATGTGGCTCGGGAAGTTGCCGCTGTTCGGGAAGCGGTGGGCGGCATTGAGATTGCCAACTTTGCCAAGCATGAGTTCAAGGGTGAAGGTGCCCGTGCCTATCTTGATCGCGTATTGGCCGGGTATGTACCGAAGACGGGTCGTCTGACCCTGACACCCATGCTGACGGAAAAAGGCCGCCTCTACGGCGATCTGACGGTTGCCTGTCTGGCGGACGATCACTTCATGCTGTTTGGCTCTGGTGCCATGCAGGAGGCGCATCGTCGCTGGTTTGAAAAAGACCTGCCGGAGGGTGTGACCTACGGGAATGTCTCTGACGACTGGCATGGCATTGCGCTGTCTGGCCCGAAATCGCGCGAACTTCTGGCGCGGATAACCCGCGATGATGTTTCTGCGGATGCCTTTAAGTTCCGCGACTTGCGCCAGACCTTTGTCGGTGGTGTGCCTGTTATCCTGAACCGGATCAGCTTCTCAGGTGAACTTGGTTTTGAGATCTATTGCCGTCCGCAATATCTGCTGCGTTTGGCGGAAGCCATAGAGGATGCCGGTGCTGATCTGGGGTATCGCTGGTACGGCGCACGTGCGCTGATGTCCATGCGTCTCGAAAAAGGCTGGGGCGTCTGGACGCTTGAATTCCGGCCGGACTTCAATGCGGTTGAATCCGGTATGGACGTGTTCATCAACTGGAAGAAGGATTTCGTTGGCAAGGCTGCCACTGAAACCTTCCGTGATGAAGGTGTCGAGCGGAAGCTTGTGACCATGACGATCGATGTGGACGGCATCGATGTGTCAAACGACGAAGCAATCCTCAAGGATGGGGAAGCCGTCGGCTATGTCAGCTCTGGCGGCTATGGACATCGCGTTGGCCAGTCAATGGCCATGGGATACGTTTCTGTGGCCAATGCTGAACCGGGAACCAGGCTGCAGGTCGAAATTTTGGGTGAATTTTACGATGCAGAAGTTCTCGGCGGGCCGATCTATGATGCAAACGGTGCCAATATGCGCGTCTAG
- a CDS encoding trimethylamine methyltransferase family protein, whose protein sequence is MSDTRGRSRRRRGGSGASAERAVVDAPAYITRKIPYFEFLGEEGLVDLENQADWLLQEIGVEFRDDARALEIWKDAGADVKSTRVRLPKGMAQELMKTIPSEFTQHAFHEGRSVKIGGKHTIFAPMYGAPFVRDLEGGRRYGNMADFEKLVKITAMLPSLHHSGFVTCEPCDVPVNKRHLDMLYTHMRYSTKPMLGAITEKERAEDSVEMARILHGADTLEQKCVIMGNVNTNSPLLVDKVASEAIQVYCGANQGIVVAPFVLGGAMGPVTTAGAIAQALAEGMACGAFSQLVRPGAPFILGNFLSSMSLKSGAPTFGMPEPVMSNYIIGQLARRLGVPLRCGGSLTASKVPDAQAAFESADSIHSTVLGGANFVLHSAGWMEGGLSMGFEKLVIDADRLGAMAVVLNGIETNDNGLARSAYHEVEPGGHFLGCGHTMGNYETAYYDARMSDSESVEQWTEMGSKDTARRAYERWNMLLDTYELPEMDVAKDEELKAFVEQRKASMPDAWY, encoded by the coding sequence ATGTCGGATACCAGAGGACGGTCGCGCAGACGGCGCGGTGGAAGTGGAGCGAGTGCAGAGCGGGCCGTGGTGGATGCTCCTGCCTATATCACCCGCAAGATTCCCTATTTCGAGTTTCTCGGAGAGGAAGGGCTGGTTGATCTGGAGAACCAGGCAGACTGGCTACTGCAGGAAATCGGGGTCGAATTCCGGGATGATGCGAGAGCGCTTGAAATCTGGAAGGATGCCGGGGCCGATGTAAAGAGCACACGTGTGCGCCTGCCAAAGGGTATGGCTCAGGAGCTGATGAAGACCATCCCCTCTGAGTTTACCCAGCATGCCTTCCATGAGGGGCGCTCGGTGAAGATTGGCGGCAAGCATACGATCTTCGCACCCATGTACGGGGCGCCATTTGTGCGTGATCTGGAAGGTGGCCGCCGCTATGGCAACATGGCGGATTTCGAGAAGCTTGTGAAAATCACGGCCATGCTGCCGTCGCTGCATCACTCGGGCTTTGTGACCTGCGAGCCCTGTGATGTGCCGGTCAACAAGCGCCATCTGGATATGCTCTATACCCACATGCGCTACAGCACCAAGCCGATGCTGGGCGCAATCACAGAGAAAGAAAGAGCAGAAGATTCCGTTGAAATGGCGCGCATCCTACACGGGGCAGATACCCTTGAGCAGAAATGCGTCATCATGGGGAACGTCAACACAAACTCGCCTCTGCTGGTGGACAAGGTCGCGTCCGAGGCCATCCAGGTCTATTGCGGGGCCAATCAGGGAATTGTCGTTGCTCCATTTGTTCTCGGCGGCGCGATGGGCCCTGTCACTACGGCAGGGGCGATTGCCCAGGCGCTGGCAGAAGGGATGGCCTGCGGGGCATTCAGCCAGCTGGTCCGCCCGGGCGCTCCGTTCATTCTGGGGAACTTCCTCTCATCCATGAGCCTTAAATCCGGCGCACCAACATTCGGCATGCCGGAGCCGGTCATGTCCAACTACATTATCGGCCAGCTGGCCCGCCGTCTTGGTGTGCCGCTCCGCTGTGGTGGTTCGCTGACCGCTTCCAAGGTCCCGGATGCACAGGCTGCATTTGAAAGCGCGGATTCCATCCATTCCACGGTCCTGGGCGGGGCGAACTTCGTGCTTCATTCCGCGGGCTGGATGGAAGGCGGTCTGTCTATGGGCTTTGAGAAGCTGGTGATTGATGCTGACCGCCTGGGGGCCATGGCTGTGGTTCTGAACGGCATCGAAACCAACGATAACGGTCTGGCCCGCTCAGCGTATCACGAGGTGGAGCCGGGTGGTCACTTCCTCGGTTGCGGGCATACGATGGGTAATTACGAGACAGCCTATTACGACGCCAGAATGTCTGATTCGGAAAGCGTTGAGCAGTGGACCGAGATGGGTTCGAAAGATACGGCCCGCCGGGCTTATGAGCGCTGGAACATGTTGCTGGATACCTATGAGCTGCCGGAGATGGATGTGGCCAAGGACGAAGAGCTGAAAGCCTTTGTCGAGCAGCGCAAAGCCTCCATGCCGGACGCCTGGTACTGA
- a CDS encoding LysR substrate-binding domain-containing protein: MQKLRKLIQSPTSLFAFEAAARHGSFTKAAAELNVSQPAVSFAIKQLEASLGVTLFERRHRVIRLTDAGETFFKDVSIGLSHIGQSAEGLSQVSYDEHVTVSTSTAFANYWIVPRLSEFKTRFPDIDLRLQCTDQDGDLVSEGITLGIRRGKEGDWPGYEAERLTDEIIHAVCSPAHRAASETISKAEDLLNYQLIHLEEPYRPRPTWSDWFASHGVSYKDKGDGLRLNDYALVLQTAMAAQGIAMGWQHVTDSLVERGLLHRIEGLRYHSGSAFCMIWNKATPLNDKAQAVRDWILSGQ; encoded by the coding sequence ATGCAAAAACTCCGAAAACTCATCCAGTCTCCGACATCCCTGTTCGCATTTGAAGCAGCCGCTCGCCATGGCTCGTTCACAAAAGCCGCAGCAGAGCTTAATGTTTCACAGCCTGCTGTCAGCTTTGCCATCAAGCAACTGGAGGCAAGCCTTGGTGTTACCCTGTTCGAACGCAGGCATCGAGTAATCAGGTTGACTGATGCAGGAGAGACATTCTTCAAGGATGTATCCATCGGCTTGAGCCATATCGGGCAGTCTGCCGAAGGCTTGTCACAGGTATCATACGATGAGCATGTGACCGTATCCACATCAACAGCCTTCGCCAATTACTGGATTGTGCCGCGCCTTTCCGAGTTCAAAACCCGCTTCCCCGATATTGATCTGCGCCTGCAATGTACGGATCAGGATGGCGATCTGGTCAGCGAAGGCATCACCCTTGGCATCCGCCGCGGGAAGGAGGGCGACTGGCCAGGCTATGAGGCCGAGCGGTTGACAGACGAGATCATCCACGCGGTGTGTAGCCCTGCCCACAGAGCCGCATCCGAGACAATCAGCAAAGCGGAAGACTTGCTCAACTACCAGCTCATTCATCTGGAAGAGCCTTACCGCCCCCGCCCCACCTGGTCAGACTGGTTCGCCAGCCACGGGGTCAGTTACAAGGATAAAGGAGATGGGTTGAGATTGAACGATTACGCCCTTGTGCTGCAAACCGCCATGGCTGCCCAGGGCATTGCCATGGGGTGGCAGCATGTCACCGACAGCCTTGTCGAACGCGGTCTCCTCCATCGCATAGAAGGCCTCCGCTACCATTCCGGCAGCGCCTTCTGCATGATCTGGAACAAGGCCACTCCGCTGAATGACAAGGCCCAGGCCGTCAGAGACTGGATCTTATCCGGGCAGTAA